The Solanum lycopersicum chromosome 9, SLM_r2.1 genome window below encodes:
- the LOC101257400 gene encoding non-specific lipid-transfer protein 1 — MGGKIGWFVVLCMLIAHGEALSCGQVTKLLFPCLAYLRDKGGIGSCCSGVSSLANAAKSTLARKAACTCLKSAAATITGINYRKAADLPSVCKVNIPYKISPSTDCSKVR, encoded by the exons ATGGGTGGAAAAATTGGATGGTTTGTGGTATTATGCATGTTGATAGCCCATGGTGAAGCCTTAAGCTGTGGGCAAGTGACGAAGCTTTTATTCCCGTGCCTTGCTTACCTTAGAGACAAAGGAGGTATAGGAAGTTGTTGCAGTGGAGTTAGTTCTTTGGCAAATGCCGCAAAGAGCACACTAGCTCGTAAAGCTGCCTGCACTTGCCTTAAATCAGCAGCCGCTACTATTACCGGAATCAATTACCGCAAAGCTGCTGATCTTCCTTCCGTTTGTAAAGTCAACATTCCCTATAAGATCAGTCCTTCCACTGACTGCTCCAA GGTCCGCTAA